One Bdellovibrio bacteriovorus str. Tiberius DNA segment encodes these proteins:
- the rffA gene encoding dTDP-4-amino-4,6-dideoxygalactose transaminase, with product MKIPFNLPPKSSNEEKYISQAISNKKLSGEGQFNKKCTEWFNKNLPTLMTVITPSCTSALEMAMVLADIGPGDEVILPSFTFTSTANVVALYGAIPVFVDVDPKTMNIDVDAIAKAITARTRVIMPVHYAGVGCEMDKIMELANKNNIWVVEDAAQGIFASYKGKALGAWGHMAAFSFHETKNIVCGEGGALTINDPRLVARAEIVRDKGTNRQQFLNGQVDKYTWQDKGSSYLLSELSAAFLMSQLEEGEKITARRMAIWKQYYDGMADLEAAGKVQRMTVPADAKANAHIFYFLLPTMQTRIELWSYLKDAGIQSTFHYVPLHSAPAGLKYGKVSGSMAVTDDHSARLLRLPLWADMTAADAQFVLDEVNKFFKGK from the coding sequence ATGAAAATTCCATTCAATTTACCGCCTAAAAGCTCGAACGAAGAGAAGTACATTTCTCAAGCCATCTCCAATAAAAAACTCAGCGGAGAAGGTCAGTTCAACAAAAAATGCACGGAATGGTTCAACAAGAATCTTCCCACCCTGATGACCGTCATCACCCCGTCTTGTACTTCCGCCCTTGAAATGGCCATGGTTTTGGCTGACATCGGCCCGGGTGATGAAGTTATTCTGCCATCTTTCACCTTCACCTCCACCGCCAACGTCGTGGCCCTTTATGGTGCCATCCCGGTTTTCGTGGATGTGGATCCCAAGACCATGAACATCGATGTTGATGCCATTGCCAAAGCCATCACCGCACGCACGCGTGTGATCATGCCAGTGCACTATGCGGGCGTGGGCTGCGAAATGGACAAAATCATGGAGCTTGCGAACAAGAACAACATCTGGGTGGTGGAAGACGCCGCTCAGGGTATCTTTGCTTCCTATAAAGGCAAAGCACTGGGAGCCTGGGGCCACATGGCGGCCTTCAGTTTCCATGAAACCAAGAACATCGTCTGCGGCGAAGGTGGTGCACTGACCATCAATGACCCCCGCCTGGTGGCTCGCGCTGAAATCGTGCGCGATAAAGGGACCAACCGTCAGCAGTTCCTGAATGGCCAAGTGGACAAATACACCTGGCAGGACAAGGGATCTTCCTATCTGCTTTCTGAGCTATCCGCTGCGTTCCTGATGTCCCAACTGGAAGAGGGTGAAAAAATCACCGCTCGCCGTATGGCCATCTGGAAACAGTACTATGACGGCATGGCAGACCTTGAAGCCGCTGGCAAAGTTCAGCGCATGACTGTTCCGGCAGATGCCAAAGCCAACGCGCATATTTTCTATTTCCTGCTGCCGACCATGCAGACCCGCATTGAGCTCTGGTCCTACCTGAAAGATGCCGGAATCCAGTCCACGTTCCATTACGTGCCTTTGCATTCCGCGCCTGCGGGTTTGAAATATGGAAAAGTCAGCGGCAGCATGGCTGTCACTGATGATCACTCGGCCCGCTTGCTGCGCCTGCCTTTGTGGGCGGATATGACAGCGGCGGATGCGCAGTTCGTCCTGGACGAAGTTAATAAATTTTTTAAGGGGAAATAA
- a CDS encoding methyl-accepting chemotaxis protein has translation MSSSSSWFRGLRGRLLFSAILPVIAFAVLTTISWRSMDSLGSMLTGAYTEVVPNMDALGQLGMQRARIGYFIWAALANDEDQKSREGFIKRARSAFDEFKKFEEVYASTKFTEDEAKNWAKPKSIQDSFYKLTEQMIYLLDQNNAVANKQVHTAMNGGEWHVMAIAYQDAIAANMKLYREISAANDKVQQDERKFQTQLLMLISALCATLVFGILMWIAYRVSNTVSSIATGLSEAGTQVSGAITQLTAAGQTLSQSSTEAAASLEETVASLEEMSSMVKMNSDNAKQAASLSQSSKDSAEQGQNEITLLISSMNDISHSSKKIEEIISVIDDIAFQTNLLALNAAVEAARAGEQGKGFAVVAEAVRALAQRSAVAAKDINVLIKDSVEKVDRGSQIADRSGEVLQTIVTSVKKVADLNNEIAAASSEQTTGIQQISKAMNQLDQGSQANAASSEEIAASSEEISAQAQQMQSMVVSLNEVIQGSGQHEPAPAAAVPVRPSADKKVIPFAKKTTRPASPTPRVEKKSQSNSVIPFDDDEPRGKVGTTDGF, from the coding sequence ATGAGTTCGTCCTCGTCTTGGTTCCGCGGTTTGCGCGGGCGTTTGTTGTTTTCTGCAATCTTGCCAGTGATCGCATTCGCTGTCCTCACTACCATTTCTTGGCGTTCTATGGACAGTCTTGGATCCATGCTGACAGGCGCTTACACCGAGGTCGTTCCGAACATGGACGCTCTGGGTCAGCTGGGCATGCAGCGGGCTCGTATTGGCTATTTCATCTGGGCCGCCCTGGCCAACGATGAAGACCAAAAATCCCGCGAAGGCTTTATCAAGCGCGCCCGCAGTGCCTTTGACGAATTCAAAAAGTTCGAAGAGGTTTACGCCAGCACCAAGTTCACTGAAGACGAAGCCAAAAACTGGGCAAAACCAAAATCCATCCAGGACTCCTTCTATAAGTTAACAGAACAGATGATCTATCTGCTTGATCAAAATAATGCTGTCGCCAACAAACAAGTTCACACCGCAATGAACGGTGGTGAATGGCATGTGATGGCCATCGCTTATCAGGATGCTATCGCCGCCAACATGAAGCTTTACCGTGAAATTTCTGCTGCCAATGACAAGGTACAACAAGACGAACGTAAATTTCAGACGCAACTACTAATGCTGATCTCAGCCCTGTGCGCGACCCTGGTGTTCGGTATTTTAATGTGGATCGCTTATCGTGTTTCCAACACCGTGAGCTCTATTGCCACCGGTCTTTCCGAGGCTGGCACTCAGGTCTCCGGCGCGATCACTCAGCTGACCGCCGCAGGTCAGACGCTTTCACAGTCCTCTACCGAAGCTGCCGCTTCTCTGGAAGAAACTGTCGCGTCACTGGAAGAAATGTCTTCCATGGTAAAGATGAATTCGGACAACGCGAAACAAGCAGCCTCCCTGTCTCAGTCATCCAAAGATTCTGCGGAACAGGGTCAGAACGAAATCACTTTGCTGATTTCTTCCATGAACGATATTTCCCATTCTTCTAAAAAGATTGAGGAAATCATCAGCGTTATTGACGATATCGCCTTCCAGACCAACCTTCTGGCTCTGAATGCGGCAGTCGAGGCCGCTCGTGCCGGCGAACAAGGCAAAGGCTTTGCGGTCGTGGCAGAGGCCGTGCGCGCGCTGGCGCAACGCTCCGCAGTTGCAGCAAAAGACATCAATGTTTTGATCAAAGACAGCGTTGAAAAAGTAGACCGTGGCTCACAAATCGCCGACCGTTCTGGCGAAGTTCTGCAGACCATCGTGACCTCCGTGAAAAAGGTCGCAGATCTGAACAACGAAATTGCAGCGGCAAGCTCTGAGCAAACCACCGGTATCCAGCAAATCAGCAAAGCCATGAACCAATTGGATCAGGGTTCTCAGGCGAATGCGGCATCTTCTGAAGAAATTGCGGCTTCCTCCGAAGAAATCAGCGCCCAGGCCCAGCAGATGCAAAGCATGGTTGTCAGTCTGAACGAGGTCATCCAAGGGTCTGGACAACACGAACCAGCACCAGCTGCGGCTGTACCCGTTCGCCCGTCTGCTGACAAAAAAGTCATTCCATTTGCGAAGAAAACAACCCGCCCAGCCAGTCCGACCCCACGCGTGGAGAAAAAGTCACAGAGCAACTCGGTCATCCCCTTTGATGACGACGAACCACGTGGCAAAGTCGGCACAACCGACGGCTTTTAA
- a CDS encoding efflux RND transporter periplasmic adaptor subunit, whose amino-acid sequence MSKKKLIPLVAVLLILLLAYLAKTFLFRSEFSYAGTVEVTKVDIPARVSSVISEFPVKEGQIVEKGQSLVKLDCEEIRLGYDLANKNYDRAVKLYRGGSIAQESYDQIKNRKDEIETRFKWCEVSAPIKGTVLTTYFEPGEMVLPGAKLLTLGDLSEVYAYFYLPHDQISPLKMDQKVSARLPEMDDKNFSGVIAYINPEAEFTPKNVQTRDERTRLVYAVKIRFENPEGILKPGMTLEWVAED is encoded by the coding sequence ATGTCTAAGAAAAAGCTGATTCCTCTTGTAGCAGTTCTTCTTATTTTGCTTCTGGCATATCTGGCCAAGACCTTCCTGTTTCGATCTGAATTTTCCTATGCAGGCACTGTCGAAGTGACCAAGGTGGATATCCCTGCCAGGGTGTCTTCGGTCATTTCTGAATTTCCGGTCAAAGAAGGACAGATCGTTGAAAAAGGTCAGTCCCTGGTCAAACTTGACTGCGAAGAGATCCGCTTGGGTTATGATCTGGCAAACAAGAACTATGACCGTGCGGTGAAGCTTTATCGCGGCGGCAGTATCGCTCAGGAAAGTTACGATCAGATCAAAAACCGCAAGGATGAAATTGAAACCCGCTTTAAGTGGTGCGAGGTTTCAGCTCCGATCAAAGGCACGGTGCTGACCACCTACTTCGAACCCGGGGAAATGGTTTTGCCCGGGGCGAAGCTTTTGACCCTGGGGGATCTTTCCGAGGTTTATGCCTATTTCTATCTGCCCCATGATCAGATATCGCCCCTGAAGATGGATCAGAAAGTTTCAGCTCGTCTGCCTGAAATGGACGATAAAAATTTTTCGGGTGTGATTGCCTATATCAATCCGGAAGCCGAGTTCACGCCTAAAAATGTACAGACCCGGGATGAACGAACAAGACTGGTTTACGCTGTGAAGATCCGCTTTGAAAACCCCGAGGGCATTCTGAAGCCAGGAATGACTCTGGAATGGGTGGCGGAGGACTGA
- a CDS encoding ABC transporter ATP-binding protein yields MPGTVAIAVESLTKKMRTTEALKGLTMSFSPGVIHGVIGPEGAGKTTFLRHLMGLLKADSGKIVFLREGQPVLFSDLRENIAYMPQTQSLYPELSIHEHLEFFRTLFQVPDQLYHSRREKLLRMARLEEFTDRLASQLSGGMYKKLGLICSLLSSPKVLLLDEPTNGVDPLSRRDFWELLHELIQEEDILILVTTSYMDEALKCDEVHLLFDGKSLLEGTPDQILKDRQCSTFDEVFLQYDAIEEAP; encoded by the coding sequence ATGCCAGGAACAGTCGCCATCGCCGTCGAAAGCTTAACTAAAAAAATGCGTACGACGGAGGCCCTCAAAGGTCTGACGATGAGCTTTTCCCCGGGGGTCATCCACGGGGTGATTGGGCCCGAGGGTGCCGGTAAAACCACCTTCCTGCGCCATTTGATGGGGCTTTTAAAGGCTGACAGCGGCAAGATCGTGTTTTTGCGCGAAGGTCAGCCGGTTCTTTTTTCGGATTTGCGTGAAAATATCGCCTATATGCCTCAGACCCAAAGTCTTTACCCGGAGCTGAGCATTCATGAACACCTTGAATTCTTTCGCACCCTTTTTCAGGTTCCGGATCAGCTGTATCACTCGCGCCGGGAAAAACTTCTGCGCATGGCAAGACTTGAAGAATTCACAGACCGTCTGGCTTCGCAATTGTCCGGAGGAATGTATAAAAAGCTGGGTTTGATCTGTTCATTGCTGTCTTCGCCCAAGGTGCTGCTGCTGGACGAACCCACCAACGGGGTGGATCCCTTGAGTCGCCGGGATTTCTGGGAACTTCTGCATGAACTGATTCAGGAAGAAGACATTCTGATTCTGGTTACGACCTCGTACATGGATGAAGCCTTGAAGTGCGATGAAGTGCATCTGCTTTTTGATGGAAAGTCTTTATTGGAAGGAACTCCCGATCAGATTTTAAAAGATCGTCAATGCAGCACCTTTGATGAGGTGTTCTTGCAGTACGACGCCATCGAGGAAGCGCCATGA
- a CDS encoding ABC transporter ATP-binding protein, protein MNSVEVQNLSVKFGDYYAVKDISFSVQKGEIFGFLGANGAGKTTTIRVLCGLLLPSHGETRVCGLDVQQQAFEVKKKVGYMSQKFTLYDDMTVAENLAFTAALRKLPDQQLKSQKERLLDFIRFKASEKTLVKDLPGGIKQQVSLVSSLLHDPEIVFLDEPTAGVSPAYRQRFWALIRELAKEGKTVFVTTHYMDEAEHCGRIALMRSGELIALDSPDGLKSANFPDRKSAEVSLEEVFIAEVEGR, encoded by the coding sequence ATGAATTCAGTCGAGGTGCAGAATTTGTCCGTTAAATTCGGGGACTATTACGCCGTGAAGGACATAAGCTTTTCGGTTCAGAAGGGCGAGATCTTTGGTTTTCTGGGGGCCAACGGCGCGGGGAAGACGACGACGATTCGTGTGCTTTGCGGACTGTTACTGCCATCGCATGGCGAAACCCGGGTTTGTGGTCTGGATGTGCAACAGCAGGCCTTTGAAGTGAAAAAGAAGGTCGGGTACATGTCCCAGAAGTTCACCCTGTATGATGATATGACCGTGGCGGAAAATCTGGCCTTCACTGCGGCCTTACGAAAACTTCCTGATCAGCAGCTTAAAAGCCAAAAAGAACGATTGCTTGATTTCATTCGCTTTAAAGCCTCGGAAAAAACTTTGGTGAAAGATCTGCCGGGCGGGATCAAGCAACAAGTCAGTCTGGTGTCGTCACTATTGCATGATCCCGAGATTGTGTTTTTAGATGAACCCACGGCGGGTGTCAGTCCGGCCTATCGGCAGCGATTCTGGGCGCTGATTCGTGAACTGGCCAAAGAAGGCAAAACCGTTTTTGTCACGACTCACTATATGGATGAAGCCGAACACTGTGGCCGGATTGCTTTGATGAGATCCGGGGAGCTGATAGCCCTGGATTCACCTGACGGGCTGAAGTCTGCGAACTTCCCTGATCGCAAGTCCGCTGAAGTCAGTTTGGAAGAGGTCTTTATTGCGGAAGTGGAGGGACGATGA
- a CDS encoding ABC transporter permease gives MKIRSIWAIAQKEVFHIVRDPFTLALALGMPVIMVLFFGFAIEFNMERISLAIHDASKTPNSRLLEQAFTSSDYFQSRYVHSPAEALQYLDEGRAHAALLVPPAYARDLKPLQESAVQILIDGADNSSAGSILGYLGGVQKRVLQNEFGEFREPIEIKTRYLFNPELNSRWFVVPGLAAAIIAILSILLTALTVAREWENGSMELLLATQVRPIEIILGKLLPYSVMGIIAVFFVFLMSQVVFSVPFRGNFILYLLACLIFLSTYLAQGLLISVVTRKQQLSMQFAMLSGLLPTILLSGFIFPVEHMPKFFFYFTMLLPARWFIEISRALFLQGAGFFSILPSFLALCALFTLMITLATKKFKRDVEP, from the coding sequence ATGAAAATTCGTTCCATCTGGGCCATTGCGCAGAAAGAAGTTTTTCATATTGTACGGGACCCCTTCACGCTGGCGCTGGCTTTGGGGATGCCGGTTATTATGGTGCTCTTTTTTGGGTTTGCCATTGAATTCAATATGGAACGCATTTCATTGGCGATTCACGATGCCAGTAAAACCCCAAACTCGCGTCTGTTGGAACAAGCGTTTACCAGTTCTGATTACTTTCAGTCCCGCTATGTGCACAGTCCGGCCGAGGCCCTGCAATATTTGGATGAAGGCCGGGCGCATGCCGCTCTTTTGGTGCCGCCGGCATACGCGCGGGATCTGAAGCCCCTGCAGGAAAGTGCGGTGCAGATTCTGATCGACGGGGCGGATAATTCTTCAGCCGGATCAATTCTTGGGTACCTGGGCGGGGTTCAAAAGCGGGTGTTGCAAAATGAATTTGGTGAATTTCGCGAGCCCATTGAAATCAAAACGCGGTATTTATTTAATCCAGAGCTTAACAGCCGCTGGTTTGTCGTGCCGGGGTTGGCGGCCGCGATCATCGCCATCTTGTCTATTTTACTGACGGCCCTGACCGTGGCACGCGAATGGGAAAATGGTTCGATGGAATTATTATTGGCTACACAGGTGCGTCCCATTGAAATCATTCTGGGAAAGCTTTTGCCTTATTCAGTGATGGGAATTATCGCCGTGTTTTTTGTTTTTCTGATGTCGCAGGTGGTGTTCTCGGTCCCGTTCCGGGGGAATTTCATTTTGTACCTGCTGGCGTGTTTGATCTTTCTTTCGACCTATCTGGCGCAAGGGTTGCTGATTTCAGTGGTCACCCGAAAACAGCAGCTGAGTATGCAGTTTGCGATGCTGTCGGGACTTTTGCCGACGATTCTGCTTTCAGGTTTTATTTTTCCGGTGGAACATATGCCAAAATTCTTTTTCTATTTCACCATGCTTTTGCCCGCGCGGTGGTTTATTGAAATCAGTCGTGCGCTGTTTTTGCAAGGCGCAGGGTTTTTCAGCATTCTGCCGTCATTTTTGGCGCTTTGTGCGCTTTTCACGTTGATGATCACTCTGGCCACCAAAAAATTTAAAAGAGACGTCGAACCATGA
- a CDS encoding ABC transporter permease, with protein MKTLLGFIRKEFLQTLRDPRMRILLFLAPCVQLTIFGVALSTEAKNIRLGIFAAPNDSALQEIHRKALASGWFIPAKTRTTDPYEQIQKGEADAVLVAPTGGLDRSMGRREGEVQLLINATNVTRAQGIERYMGSIVRSLYPQDPPLRFDVRVLYNPAMRSALFLVPGVMSMLVCLITILLTSMSITKEKEMGTFETLIAAPVSPEEVILGKTVPFVLLGLSNIPLIVGVAMALFDMPLRGSLWMLLLAAVAFVFCTVGIGLFISTIAKNQQQSMMGGFLYLFPSVLLSGMVFPVENMPWVMRIFSYINPLTYFIELLRNIMLKGGDLRLITTNVLILVVMAVIAITASWRRFKTTLS; from the coding sequence ATGAAAACACTGCTGGGGTTTATCCGAAAAGAATTTCTTCAGACCCTGCGGGATCCGCGCATGCGTATTTTACTTTTCCTGGCGCCCTGTGTGCAGCTGACCATCTTTGGCGTGGCCTTGTCCACTGAAGCCAAAAACATCCGTCTGGGGATTTTTGCGGCCCCCAACGACAGTGCCTTGCAGGAAATTCACCGCAAAGCTTTAGCCTCGGGCTGGTTCATTCCGGCCAAGACCCGGACGACGGATCCTTATGAACAAATTCAAAAAGGTGAAGCCGACGCCGTCTTGGTGGCGCCAACCGGGGGGCTTGATCGCAGCATGGGTCGGCGCGAGGGCGAAGTGCAGCTTCTGATCAACGCCACCAACGTCACCCGGGCCCAGGGGATCGAGCGCTATATGGGAAGCATTGTACGATCGCTGTACCCGCAGGATCCGCCTTTGCGTTTTGATGTGCGGGTTTTGTACAACCCGGCGATGCGTTCGGCTTTGTTTCTGGTGCCGGGTGTGATGAGCATGCTGGTGTGTCTGATCACAATTTTGCTGACCAGTATGTCGATCACAAAAGAAAAAGAGATGGGCACATTTGAAACTCTGATTGCGGCCCCCGTGTCGCCCGAGGAAGTCATTCTGGGTAAAACCGTGCCGTTTGTTTTGCTGGGGTTAAGCAATATTCCTTTGATTGTCGGCGTGGCCATGGCGTTGTTTGATATGCCTTTGCGGGGAAGTTTATGGATGCTGCTGCTGGCGGCGGTGGCCTTTGTGTTTTGCACGGTGGGGATCGGATTATTTATTTCTACGATCGCCAAGAACCAGCAGCAGTCGATGATGGGTGGTTTCTTATATCTGTTCCCGTCGGTGCTTTTGTCCGGAATGGTCTTTCCGGTGGAAAACATGCCGTGGGTGATGCGGATTTTTTCTTACATCAATCCGCTGACATATTTCATTGAGCTTCTGCGAAACATAATGCTTAAGGGTGGGGATCTGCGCCTGATAACGACGAATGTTCTTATTTTGGTGGTGATGGCGGTGATTGCCATCACCGCCAGCTGGCGTCGCTTTAAAACGACTCTGTCGTAG